The genomic DNA GCCGGTGTCGCTCGACCCCATCGTCCGCGCCGAAGAAGCCTTGAAACCACTGTTCACACCGACCGCGTTGCTGGTCAACCGCTTGTACCGCACCGCCGGATTGTTTCGGGGGAACGAACTATGATCGCCGCCCGCCAGGTTCTCGGCCGCGTCGCCGCCCCGCCCGAGCACGAGTCCACCAGCGGCGTGTTCTACTTCTGGGTCGACAAAGAGTGCGGCGTCGAACGGACGCAGGTCGTCACCACCGAGTCGAGGGTCGGCACGCAGCCGGTGAAGTTCGTCGGCATCGTGCAGGAGGTCTACCGGCGGAGCCGGCAGAAGGACGTGGCCGAGGAGGCGGCCCGGTTCGACGGCCGCGGTGCCGTCCAGCCGATGTTCGACTCGGAAGGGGTGACGTACGCGGAAGTGGCCATCCTCCGCACCACGCCGGTGGCGCACACGCCGCCGACGGAGGAGAGCGAGGTGTTCCTGGCGTCCGCGCAGGAAGCCCGCGAGGGGTACGGGGTGGACCGGATGAAGGCTCCCCTGGACATCGGCCTCCTGAAGAACGGCGGGACCGCGTTCGCTGGCACCGCGGCCATCGACCTGGCTTTCCTACTCGGGGAGAACGGCGGCCACCTGAACGTCAACGGCATCGCCGGTCTCGGCACGAAGTCGACGCTCCTGCTGACGATGAACTGGCTCCTGCTCCGCGAGGTCGAACGGCAACTCCGCGACAAGCCGAGCGACCCGAAGCGGTTGCAGGTGGTGCCCGTCATCTTCAACGTGAAGAATTTCGACCTGTTCTTCATCGACCGATGGAACAGCGAATTCCGCCGGAAAGAGGCCGAGTATAAACGGGACTGGGTGGCGATGGGCGTGCCCGACCCGAAGCCGTTCAACGCGCCGACGTTCTTCGCCCCACAAGCGAAAGGGCTGACCACGCCCGTCAACACCGGCGGCCGGACGACAGGGGTGGCCTAGGCTGATCGGAAGTCAGGCTGGCCGTGGTTTCGGGTTCATCCCGGATCTGGTACGGTTTTTCCCGGGGCCGAGTCGGTCCCGAGGAACTTCCGCCGTAGCCACTGGACCGTCGACCCGAACATCTGTTTCGCCCACGTCTGAACGACCTTCTCGGGAACCCGCTCGAGGTCGCCCTGGATCTGCTCCGGGGTAGTCGTCCCGATCATGGCCCCCAACCCCACGCTCAACCCCGTCAACCCACTGGCCGATTGGTCCCCGGACAAGCGCTTGAGAACCCCGAACGCGGATTCCACGATCTCCGTACTCCCGACCAGCCGTTCGCCCGGGTGGGCCGCCCGGGTCTCCCGACCGACGTACGCCCGCAACCGGTTCCGCAAGCGTTCCGTGGTCGGATGGTCGCGGGTCGCCAACGGTTCCCACGCCTCGGCGACCAGGGCCGGGGTCCGGGCGCCGAACCCCTCGACCCGGACCACCCGGACGGTCGCCTGGGCCAGCGCGTGTTGGTCGGCCCAGACCGGCAGCGCCGCCGCGTACCCGGCCACCCACCCGTAGTGCGCCACCACGTCCGCATCCGGTTCCGCGGCCTGCAACTTCCGCAGAACGAACGGGCCGAACCGGACGAACGCGGCCACACTCAGGTACCGTCCCCGAGCCCGCAACGTTGGGGCCATCAGGTGCGCCGACCGGGTCTGGCGAATCGCCGCCGCGGTGGCCGCCATCTGGCGGGTGAACGCCGCCCACTGGGGATCGCCCTCCCAGTAGTGCTTGAGCAGGTTAGCCGCGACGTGGGTCACGTCCGCCACCCCGACGGTGTCCGGATACCGGACCCGGAAGTCCTGAATGCCGGCCCGCCATTCGGTCGCCCCGTCGGACACGATCTGCCGCGGCGGCCCGGTCCGGGCGACCGCGTCGGCCAGCGCGGTGGCGACCTGCGCGCGGTTCGTGGTGGCCATCGGAACCAGGGCCAGGAGATGCACATCAGCCAACGGGAGGGGGCGGACCCCGAACGGCACCTGATCGAGTGGGATGCCAAAGATGGCGAACAATTTCTGGTGACCGATCTGGAGGGTGTGGTCGATCAGCCACGCCCACGAGTGGTCGTGGGCCAGGGGGCGCGTGAGGTGGGCGTACCCGAGTCGGACGACCCACGACCGGACGGTGGTCGGGCACGGCGTCCGGTCGGTGTCCAGGGCGGTCGGCCCGGCGGCGGCCACGACGGCCAGCGCGGCGGCCGTTCCGCGGAACGACAACCCGGCCTGCCGGACGAGGGCGACGGCGAGACCGATGACGGCGACGGGGTATTGGCCGCCGCGGGGGGACAAATCTTTTTGGGGGGCGCGACATCGCCCGCGTCGGCCCCATCCGGGCGATACCGGGCGACTTCCTGTTCGAGGTGGTCGACCCGTTGTTGCAGGTGGTCGACCCGCTGTTGCAGGTCCTCGGCCCGCTGACGATGACGTTGGCGGGACGCGACGAGATCCCGGACGCGGATGGTCAAGGCTTTCTGTTCGGCTTTGCGGGCGGCCGCTTTCGCTTTCCAGGCGTCCCGCGAGCGGACCAGTTTGGGGATCAGAATCCGGGGCGGGGTGTGGAATGCCGTTGCGGTTGCCATGCGAGCCTCGTGCCCGACAAGCGGGAAACAGTTCCCGGAAGTAGAATCGCGCGAATAATCCGCGACAAGCCCAACTTCCGATCAGCCTAGGGGTGGCCCCTTACAGTTGGTCGCTTTCGGATGTCATCGAGCAGCGGCTATTCCCGTTCCTGTTCGGCGAAGACGATGTACAAGACGCGAACTTCGGTGGCATCGTTGGCGAAATGGAGGAATACCTGACGAGCGAGACCCAAGCCGGGCCGAAGCTCCGCAAGGACGGACCGCAGACGTTTCAAGCTCTACTCGACTGGTTCCGCGAGCAGCGGGATTCTCTGTTCAACGACTTCGTGAAGGGGACCAAGGGGAAGTTACTCCGGCGGTTGAAGTTCGTGGTGCAGGAAGGCGACGGCGTACTCCGCCGCACCGACCCGAAGGGCAACCCGCTCGTGATCCCGTCCGTGGGACAGTCTGCTCCCATTGCCATCGACCTGTGCGGCATTCAGGACACGCCCGGCCTCCAGCGGTTCGTCGTCGCCGCGGTCTTTCACCAGATTCAGCAGACGCAGCGTGCGAAGCAGACGCCGCACCTGAAATACCTCATCACCCTCGACGAGTTAAACCGGTTCGCGCCGAAAGACAGCTCGGACCCGATCACGCACAAACTGGAGACGGTGGCGAGCGAGGGCCGTAGCCAGGGGATCATCCTGTTCGGGGCGCAGCAGCAGGCGAGTCTGGTGAAGCCGCGGGTGATCGAGAACGCGGCGGTCCGGGCGGTCGGCCGCAGCGGCACGCTCGAACTCGGCGCGGAGGTGTGGAAGTTCCTCGGCCCGTCGGCCCGCAGCGCGGCCGCCCAACTCCAGCCGGACGAAAAGCTGTTGTACCTGCCCAGCTTCCGCGAGCCGATGCTGGCGAAGATCCCGTTCCCGCCGTTCGCCCTGAGCGAGGGCGACGTGGACCCCGCGGACCCGCCGCCGGCCGGGGTGCCGAGCTACGCCACCGCCCCGCCGGATCAGGACGTGTTCTGATTTTTTTGTCACATCCGCCGGCGATCCGACAAGGAATGGCATCTCGGGAGGGAACACGATGCGGATCATTCACACCGCCGACTGGCATTTGTGCGACTGGCTCGGCCGGATCGACCGGACGGCCGACCTCCAGCGGCGGGTCGGCCGGGTCGCCGAACTCTGCCTGGAGAACCGGGCGGACGTACTGGTCATAGCCGGTGACCTGTTCAGCGAGCAAGCGTCCGTGGACGACATGACGCAAGCTCTGCTCCACATCCGTAAGGCGTTCGTCCCGTTCTTCGCCGCCAGCGGGACGATCCTCGCCGTCACCGGCAACCACGACCGCAACGGCCGCATCGACATAGTCCGCGCGGGAATGGGGCTGGCCGTGCCGGCCGCGGGTCAGGGCGGCGTCCTGTCCGGCGGGCGGATGTACCTGGTGAACACGGCGACGGCGGTGAAACTCGTCGGGCCCGACGGCGCTCCGGTCCAGTTCGTGTTGCTGCCGTACCCGTTCCCGAGCCGGTACAACCTGTCCGCGGCGAACTACCAGAGCAAGGAGGAGGAGACCCGCCACCTCCACGCGGCCGTCGGCAACTGGCTCGCCCGCAAGCCGACCGATGCGAACTTCGACCAGACGTTACCCACGGTTCTCGTCGCCCACGTCCACGTCCGCGGCGGCGAACTCACCACCGCGTACCGTTTGACGGACCGCGACGACGTGCTGTTCGAGCTGGGCGAACTCCACCCGGAATGGCGGTACGTCGCGCTCGGCCACATCCACAAGCCGCAGACGCTCGGCGGTGGCGAAACGGTCCGCTACTGCGGCAGCCTGGACCGCCTCGACTTCGGCGAGACGCACGACGACCACGGCGTGCTGCTGGTGGACGTTCGGGGTACCGAGCCGGTCCGCCCAATGCGGCTGCCCATCCCCGCCACGCCGTTCCACACGATCACCCTGACCAATCCAGAAGCGGACCTGCCCACGCTGGCCGAGAAGTATCCCGACCACGAGTCGGCCATCGTGCGGCTCGTCGTCCACCCGCCGTCCGGCGATCTCAGTCGGGACGAGGTGGCGCGGCGGGTGAAGAAGTTGTTCCCCCGCTGGCTCTCCCTGGAATGGGCGAACCCGGCCAGCCTCGATGATACCGACACCCCAGCGACGTTCTCACCCCGCGCCGGGTTCGAGACGACCGTCCGCGACTACCTGACCGCGCGCCTCGCCAACGACCCCGATCAGGCTGCCGTCCTCGCACTCGCCGACACGTTCCTCGCCGCAGGAGGCCAGTCATGATTCCGAAACGAGTGTCGCTGGAAAACTTCCTCAGTTACGGCACGCCGAAGACGGACATCGTGTTCGGCGACGACGAGCCCTTGTGGGTGTTGGGCGGGCCGAACGGGGTCGGCAAGAGCGCCGTGTTCGACGCCATCACGTACTGCCTGTTCGCCAAGCACCGCGGCGGCGGCCAGGGGCACGATCAACTGGTGCGGCACGGGGCGAACGGGTTCTCGGTGTCGTTCGAGTTCGAGTTCGCCGGCACCGACTACCGCGTCAGTCGCAACCGGGCGGGAACGCGGGTGACGCAATCCGTCGAACGGAAGACGAACGGCGAGTGGGCGAGCGTACCGAATGTGGACTCCGCCGCCGACGTGAACGCCTGGGCGGAGCGAACGCTCGGGCTGTCATATTCTGCGTTCACCGCGTCCGTCCTACTGCCGCAGGGCAAGTCCGACGAACTACTGGAGGCCGACCCGGCCGACCGGCTCAGCCTGCTCAAAAAGATCATCGGGGCCGAGCGGTACGAAGAACTGAGTGGCCGAGTGTTCAATGCGATGAAGGGCAAAAAAGCCGCGCTGGATGCCCTCACCCGGCGACGTAAGGATGTGTCGGAAGTGACCGCCGAAGACGTGGCCAAGGCTGAGGCCGAGGTCGCCCGCACTGCCGACGTACGCGAGACCGCCGACTACGCCCGCCGAGCGGCGGCGGACGCGATTCCACTGGCCCGACAGTGGGTAAACCTGTGTGCAAAGCAAGACGAGTTAACACGTCGCATCCGGGAAGCCGACGCCCGGGCCGCGGACGCCACCACAATCCGCGCGGGCCACGCGCGGCTGTGCGACCTGTCTGCCGTCCTGCCCGTTCTTCAACAATTGATCCCGCTTCGTAAATCGGTCAACGAGACGACCCAGCGCAAAACCGAGGCCGCCGTCCGGCACTATTCCCTTGTGACCGAACTGGACCGCACGCGACAGCAGGCCGAAGCGCTGAGGCTCACGAGTTCGACCAGTCGGCAAATTGCCACCGACCTCGCGGCGCAGGTGACGGCGATAAAAACCGAGCAGGGCCGGCGAGAAGGCTTCCTGAAGCTGGCCGATGAGGTAGCCGGGTTTCGCGAGAAGGTCCAAGCATTCGCCCCGGATCTCGACGGGGTGATCGCATCCACCCGCTCTGACTGGGAGCACACGTCGGTAGCCGAGCGTGTCGCGAGCGCGGCCGTCTCCGGGGCGTCGGCACTGTTAGAACAGGCGAACCGGGAACGGGACAATTTCGACCGGATGGAAGTCGGCGTCACCTGCCGGCAATGTGGGCAAGAGGTTACCGCCTCCCACGCCGAGACTGTGCGGGAACAGGTCCGCCGGCGTGTCGCGGAACTCAAAGCGGACATGGACGGTGCCCACTCCAAGGCCAGAGCGGCTACTGCGGCTCGCGTTGTACTCGACGATCGCCTCGGCGAATTGACCAAGCTTGCCACTGGCCGCGACCGCGTCCGTGAGCGTCTGGCCGACCGCGAGCGGGATCTTACTTCTCTCGGTGCCACTGCTGATGCCGTCGCGATTCGAGCGGAATTGGACACGCTCGCCGCCCAGCTCACCGACCTCCAACGGCGGCAGGGCGAAGCCCGCGACCGGCAGCAAGCGGCGGAAGCGGAGTTGCGTGATCTTGAACCGACACTCCGCGATCTGGAAAAGGATGCCCGAAGCGCGGAAACCGAAGTCGCCCGACTCACGACCAGCTCGGCCGCCGATTCCGCCACCCGCGACTCGCTGACCGCACAGTTACCGGAGCCGTGGCGGGCGACGACCGAGACCGCCCTACTCGTGGCCGAACACGACCGACTGAAGGCGGCCGGCATCGCCGAGCGGTTCAAGGAGTTGGAACAGGATGCCGTCCGCCGGGACGAGTGGGAGCGACAACTCACGGCGAACGCGGACGACATCGCTGGCATCGCGGAACCGGCCAGCGTGCCGGTGGCGGACGCCGAGCAGGCGTCGCGCATAGCGGAGACGGACTTTCGCAACCGCGACGGCGAGTACCGGATCGCCACCACTCAGCGCGACGACGTGACCCGCCGCCGGAACGAGTTGATCCAGTTGACCGCGGACATCGCCGCCGCGGAAGCCGAACATCGGGTCCACGGCCGGCTCGACGAGTTGCTCGGCAAGCAAAATCTACAGCGGGAACTGATTCGGGAGGCGGAGGGGCACATCGTCCGACTCGCTTCCCACACGGTCGGGCAGTTGTCCGGCGGCGACCTGTCGATCTCCCTGGCCGACCCGGGCGACGGCGACGACCGGGCGTTCGACCTGCTCGTCCGCCGGGGCGACGACCCGCAGCCGATCGGCGTGAAGTACCTGTCCGGGTCGCAGAAGTTCCGGGTGGCGATCGCGGTGGCCCTGGCCATCGGCCGGTTCGCGAGTGGGCAGGCCCGGCCGCTGGAGTGCGTCATCATCGACGAGGGGTTCGGCGGGCTGGACAAGGACGGTCTCCGGGCCGCCGCCGAGGAACTGAACCGGCTGAAGGATCACCTCCGCCGGATCATCCTGGTCAGCCACCAGGAGGAGTTCACCGACCACTTCCCGGTCGTCATCCGCCTCAGCAAGGGCGAACACGGCACCACGGCCGAAGCGGTGCGACAGCCGCGGTGAAGGAACGAATTCCGAACCGTGCCGGTTCTAAAACAGGGGTTTCAGCGCAATAAGCGCAAAAAATGCCGCCGGTGTCTACGACCCGAAAATCGCGAAGAAGCCGCCCGCTCTAAAACAGGGGTTTCAGCGCAATAAGCGCAAAAAATGCCACCACCGGGATCGCGAATAGGAACTACGTGACAGAGCCTCGCGTTTTTAATTCTGAGCCGACGGAAACGTCTTGTTGGAAGCCATCCTCCCCGAGAGATGTTATGAGCCCGCAACAGCTCGACTTTGAGGAGACATTTAAACTGCTCACCGGGAACGGACCGTTCCCGTGGCAGACCGCGCTATACAACCGCTTCGTTGCCGACCGACGAGACAACATCCCCGCCTCGTGCAACCTGCCGACCGGCCTCGGCAAGACATCCGTTATCGCAGTCTGGTTGATCGCGCTGGCGCACGGGGCGAATGTCCCGCGCCGCCTCGTGTATGTCGTCAACCGCCGGACCGTCGTGGATCAAACGACCGACGAGGTAGAGAAGTATCGGGAAAGACTCAACGGACTCGCCGACCCTTCTCCTTTGAAAGACAAACTCGGCTCGCTGGCACTCAGCACTTTGCGGGGGCAATTTGCCGACAACCGTAAGTGGAGCGAAGACCCGAGTCGCCCAGCGGTCATCTGCGGCACCGTGGACATGATCGGCTCACGGTTGTTATTCAGCGGCTACGGCATTGGGTTCAAGCAGAAGCCGCTACACGCTGGCTTCCTGGGCCAAGACGCGCTGCTTGTTCATGACGAGGCGCATCTCGAACCGGCATTCCAGAGTCTCATCACGGCCATCGAGAAGGAACAGAATCGCTGCGGGGATTTCCGTCCGGTTCGGGTTATGGAACTGACGGCTACTTCGCGCGGCGGCAGTGATGCGTTCGGACTGACCGATGAAGATATGGTGGATTCAACCGTCCGGCAGCGGGTCACCGCACAGAAAACTCTCCACCTGCATGAATCAACAGACAAGAAGAAACTTGCGGAACAGATTTCAGAACTGGCATTAAGGTTCAAAGACTCCGGTCGTGCCGTGCTGGTGTTCGTCCGCACGGTCGAGGACGTGATGAAAGTCCGTGATAAGTTGCCGAAGGGAACGGTCGAAACATTGACGGGGACGATGCGAGGCAAAGAGCGGGATGAGTTGGTCGGCAATCAGACCTTCGCACGATTTCTTCCGAACGCCGCTAGCGGAGAGAAAACGGTCTATCTGGTTTGCACGAGCGCCGGCGAAGTCGGCGTGAACATCTCGGCGGATCATTTGGTCTGCGACCTCTCGACGTTCGACAGCATGGCCCAGCGGTTCGGTCGTGTGAATCGGTTCGGCGAGCATAACTTCACCGAAATACATGTCGTTCACCCGGCCGAGTTTGAAGACGACGAATACGACCAGCGCTGTGGCAAAACGCTCAATTTATTGCGTCGGTTAAACGGCAGCGCGAGTCCCGCCAGTCTCGGAGAACTTCCGGCCACCGAGCGGCAAGCCGCATTCGCCCCTCCGCCAACTATCCTACCTGTGACGGACATCTTGTTCGACGCGTGGGCACTCACCACCATCCGCGACAAGCTCCCCGGCCGGCCGAAAGTCGAACCATTTCTCCACGGCCTCTCGGATTGGGAGCCACCGGAGACACACGTCGCGTGGCGAGAAGAGGTGGAACGCCTTCAGCCGAAATACCAGGATGCAGAAGAGGATAAAGAACGCGAAGGCGAGGATCGCAAGGCGATAGCGAAACAGGCTGGCGAACTACTCGACGCCTACCCGTTGAAGCCGCACGAGCTGTTGCGTGAACCGAGCTACCGTGCGTTCAAGCACTTCGAGGCGATGGCGAAACGCTGCCCGAATGCTCCTGTCTGGTTGCTGGACGACGACGGCAACGTCCAAGTGCTGACCGTCGGCGAACTTGCCGACAAGGACGATAAGAAGCGAATTGAAGGCATGACTGTGCTACTTCCGCCGACGGCCGGCGGGTTGGAAAGTGGGATGTTGAACGGATCCACCCCCGCGCCCCAACCCGCGGACCTGGATGTCGCCGATAAATATTTCGCGCCCGACGGACACAAGCAACTGCGCGTTCGCGTGTGGGACGAGGAGGATAAACTCGCGAGCGGAATGCGACTCGTTCGCGAAGTCTCTTTGCCAACAAATGGTGACGACGAAGTGGAACCGAAAGTGTGGTTCTGGTTCAGTCGCGAAAATGAAGGCGAAAAAAGTGCCCCGAAACCCGTTGAGTGGAGCGTCCACGTCGACGATGTCGTGACGAGAACGCGTGCCATCGTCGCTAACCTGCCACTGCCGGAGGAGATCAAAAAGGCGATTGTCGTCGCTGCACAATGCCACGACCACGGCAAACGTCGCAAGTTGTTCCAGACGGTTCTCGGTAACTTCCGCTTCCCAACGCTCGTCCTCGCCAAGTCGGGCGCGAAGTCCGGCGGGAAAGTGATCGAGAAGTACCGCCACGAGTTCGGATCGCTGTTGGATTCTCGCGACGAGAAAGACTTCCAAGAACTCGCCGACGAGTTAAAGGAACTCGTGCTGCATGTGATCGCGTCACACCACGGCCGGGCGCGGCCCCACTTCCCGTCTGAGGAGGTATTCGACCCTGACTGCTCGGATACCGCAGCCGGAACGGTTGCGGCGTGTGTGCCGCGGCGGTTCGCCCGGTTGCAACGCAAGTACGGCCGCTGGGGACTGGCCTATCTGGAATCTTTGCTCCGGGCCGCCGACTGGGCGGCCAGCACGAGCCCATCAAAATACTTGGGGGACGAGAAATGAACGATATTCCCGCGCCGTCCATCACTGTAGCCGTGGACCCGACCAACCCCGGTCAATTCTTCGCCTGTTGCGGCTTGCTCGAACTGGCTGACTGCTTATGGCCTGGGGCTGAGGGCTGGTTTGCGGGCGACGGGAAGAAGTTTCATATCGCATGTGAGAAGCCACAAGGGGCATTACAGGAACTGCTTGCTCGTCTTGTGATGGACCCGCCAACAGCAATTGAACGATTAGAGAGGAATGTCCTGGAAATACCTCCGATTATTGCGCCACTTGCTTTCACGCTCGATGGTGGTTCAACAATCGCGCTCGTTCTCGACGCATGGACGCGGATTGCCGTGCTGAAGGGAGTACCGCAAGTCATCTCGAATCCGCCCTGGAATTTCTGGTCGGGTCAGCAAACTGCCTTTCGCATTTGGTTAAGCTTGCGTGCGGAGCTAGTTGCGCAATTCGTGCGATTCACGGCCGTCGAGTTCGATGAACTGTTCTCGCAGCGCCTGCTTCAAAAAGGCCGGTTCGGATTCGATCCTGGCCCGGCGTGGAACTCGCTCGATGTTGGATTTTCGCTGAACGAACACGGCTTGGAGGTTGAATCGTCACCGGCCACGGAGTTACTCGCGGCTGTTGGTTTGCAGCGTTTCCGTCCTGTGATGAATGATGACCGTGACGGGTTCGACTACTGCACCTGGTGCAACCCGAACGCGCCCGCGGTGGCCGCCGCCGCGATGGCCGGACTGATGGTGGATCGCCGGACAGCTCGTTACCGAGTTTCTGTGACGAGTCGCGGACAGTATGCCGCGCTCGGTTCCTCTTATCTCATTTGCAAAGGTGATTCCGATGAGTGAATTGGCCAAATTCGACAAGTGGTTCGACGACAACGGCCCCGCCGCACTCGTAATCCGCGAACACTTGATCCCTGTTGAGGGGGCGGACGGAGTGTTCTTCCCGGCGACCTACGCCGCCCAGCAAGGCGCAGACAAAGACAAAGACAAATT from Fimbriiglobus ruber includes the following:
- a CDS encoding ATP-binding protein, with amino-acid sequence MIAARQVLGRVAAPPEHESTSGVFYFWVDKECGVERTQVVTTESRVGTQPVKFVGIVQEVYRRSRQKDVAEEAARFDGRGAVQPMFDSEGVTYAEVAILRTTPVAHTPPTEESEVFLASAQEAREGYGVDRMKAPLDIGLLKNGGTAFAGTAAIDLAFLLGENGGHLNVNGIAGLGTKSTLLLTMNWLLLREVERQLRDKPSDPKRLQVVPVIFNVKNFDLFFIDRWNSEFRRKEAEYKRDWVAMGVPDPKPFNAPTFFAPQAKGLTTPVNTGGRTTGVA
- a CDS encoding ATP-binding protein, with the protein product MAPYSWSLSDVIEQRLFPFLFGEDDVQDANFGGIVGEMEEYLTSETQAGPKLRKDGPQTFQALLDWFREQRDSLFNDFVKGTKGKLLRRLKFVVQEGDGVLRRTDPKGNPLVIPSVGQSAPIAIDLCGIQDTPGLQRFVVAAVFHQIQQTQRAKQTPHLKYLITLDELNRFAPKDSSDPITHKLETVASEGRSQGIILFGAQQQASLVKPRVIENAAVRAVGRSGTLELGAEVWKFLGPSARSAAAQLQPDEKLLYLPSFREPMLAKIPFPPFALSEGDVDPADPPPAGVPSYATAPPDQDVF
- a CDS encoding metallophosphoesterase family protein, whose protein sequence is MRIIHTADWHLCDWLGRIDRTADLQRRVGRVAELCLENRADVLVIAGDLFSEQASVDDMTQALLHIRKAFVPFFAASGTILAVTGNHDRNGRIDIVRAGMGLAVPAAGQGGVLSGGRMYLVNTATAVKLVGPDGAPVQFVLLPYPFPSRYNLSAANYQSKEEETRHLHAAVGNWLARKPTDANFDQTLPTVLVAHVHVRGGELTTAYRLTDRDDVLFELGELHPEWRYVALGHIHKPQTLGGGETVRYCGSLDRLDFGETHDDHGVLLVDVRGTEPVRPMRLPIPATPFHTITLTNPEADLPTLAEKYPDHESAIVRLVVHPPSGDLSRDEVARRVKKLFPRWLSLEWANPASLDDTDTPATFSPRAGFETTVRDYLTARLANDPDQAAVLALADTFLAAGGQS
- a CDS encoding AAA family ATPase, coding for MIPKRVSLENFLSYGTPKTDIVFGDDEPLWVLGGPNGVGKSAVFDAITYCLFAKHRGGGQGHDQLVRHGANGFSVSFEFEFAGTDYRVSRNRAGTRVTQSVERKTNGEWASVPNVDSAADVNAWAERTLGLSYSAFTASVLLPQGKSDELLEADPADRLSLLKKIIGAERYEELSGRVFNAMKGKKAALDALTRRRKDVSEVTAEDVAKAEAEVARTADVRETADYARRAAADAIPLARQWVNLCAKQDELTRRIREADARAADATTIRAGHARLCDLSAVLPVLQQLIPLRKSVNETTQRKTEAAVRHYSLVTELDRTRQQAEALRLTSSTSRQIATDLAAQVTAIKTEQGRREGFLKLADEVAGFREKVQAFAPDLDGVIASTRSDWEHTSVAERVASAAVSGASALLEQANRERDNFDRMEVGVTCRQCGQEVTASHAETVREQVRRRVAELKADMDGAHSKARAATAARVVLDDRLGELTKLATGRDRVRERLADRERDLTSLGATADAVAIRAELDTLAAQLTDLQRRQGEARDRQQAAEAELRDLEPTLRDLEKDARSAETEVARLTTSSAADSATRDSLTAQLPEPWRATTETALLVAEHDRLKAAGIAERFKELEQDAVRRDEWERQLTANADDIAGIAEPASVPVADAEQASRIAETDFRNRDGEYRIATTQRDDVTRRRNELIQLTADIAAAEAEHRVHGRLDELLGKQNLQRELIREAEGHIVRLASHTVGQLSGGDLSISLADPGDGDDRAFDLLVRRGDDPQPIGVKYLSGSQKFRVAIAVALAIGRFASGQARPLECVIIDEGFGGLDKDGLRAAAEELNRLKDHLRRIILVSHQEEFTDHFPVVIRLSKGEHGTTAEAVRQPR
- the cas3g gene encoding type I-U CRISPR-associated helicase/endonuclease Cas3, whose translation is MSPQQLDFEETFKLLTGNGPFPWQTALYNRFVADRRDNIPASCNLPTGLGKTSVIAVWLIALAHGANVPRRLVYVVNRRTVVDQTTDEVEKYRERLNGLADPSPLKDKLGSLALSTLRGQFADNRKWSEDPSRPAVICGTVDMIGSRLLFSGYGIGFKQKPLHAGFLGQDALLVHDEAHLEPAFQSLITAIEKEQNRCGDFRPVRVMELTATSRGGSDAFGLTDEDMVDSTVRQRVTAQKTLHLHESTDKKKLAEQISELALRFKDSGRAVLVFVRTVEDVMKVRDKLPKGTVETLTGTMRGKERDELVGNQTFARFLPNAASGEKTVYLVCTSAGEVGVNISADHLVCDLSTFDSMAQRFGRVNRFGEHNFTEIHVVHPAEFEDDEYDQRCGKTLNLLRRLNGSASPASLGELPATERQAAFAPPPTILPVTDILFDAWALTTIRDKLPGRPKVEPFLHGLSDWEPPETHVAWREEVERLQPKYQDAEEDKEREGEDRKAIAKQAGELLDAYPLKPHELLREPSYRAFKHFEAMAKRCPNAPVWLLDDDGNVQVLTVGELADKDDKKRIEGMTVLLPPTAGGLESGMLNGSTPAPQPADLDVADKYFAPDGHKQLRVRVWDEEDKLASGMRLVREVSLPTNGDDEVEPKVWFWFSRENEGEKSAPKPVEWSVHVDDVVTRTRAIVANLPLPEEIKKAIVVAAQCHDHGKRRKLFQTVLGNFRFPTLVLAKSGAKSGGKVIEKYRHEFGSLLDSRDEKDFQELADELKELVLHVIASHHGRARPHFPSEEVFDPDCSDTAAGTVAACVPRRFARLQRKYGRWGLAYLESLLRAADWAASTSPSKYLGDEK